GGAAAACCTGCAGATAGTGCCACCTGAAATTACTGAATTAATATAATGAATCAAGGGATTGAATATAGATAATGTCTCAATCCCACCTAAATACTAAATCAAGGAAAATCAAGGGATATCTCAGATTCATTTACattaatgaattattataaAACACACATTCTGTCATACAACTTATGGCCCATGTTCAGCTAGCCATGGAGCagataatataaaatagataatGTCTCTACTATAAAACTAAAAACAATCAATTAAATATGGGGACTAAAAAATCAAGTTCATTAGAAGTACAAGTCAACATTGAGGATAATAACACACCCTTTTTTGTGCCAATCGCCAATCTCAGAATCTAATGCCAAAACCAATGCTTTAGTCGTCGCATTTTCTATCTTTCAGCTATCTGCATATATTTCAACAATTGATCAACAACTAATACAATCAACTACATGGGAGAATGGTTATGTCAGTATGTGCTCCAACAACAACGGGGACATTGACCTCtacaagaacaaaagaaattaacAAAATCATATAAGTGCAACTACGGACCACTGGGAAACTATTCAATCTACTTCCAACCGCTCCCTTCATGGACAATGTGGGATTTAAAATGTCAGCAACACATATTAAATGTAAGTAAATTGGCAGACGGGCCTCACATGATGTTACGATATGACTTAATGGCAATACCTGCAACTGGAAGGCCAGCCTTTGTAGCATATAAAGTATTAGCCCTGACCGCATCCAGAGTTGTCACACCAAACAACTTCTTGGGATCATAAGTTCCAGCTTTCTTGAATACCTTAGAGGCAATAGGCATTGTTGAGTTCACAGGTTTGCAAACCATGTTGACAATAGCCTAACCCATAGGAAGCCACCAGTTAGGCATCGTATGCATATTTTGGTTACCCATcattaaaaaaagaaactaaaagggggggggggggggggaagttAAAGAATAAGATTGTACTCACATTAGGGCAATACTTGGCAACAAATTTGCAGAGATTTGACACAATACCGACATTGATGTTAAAGAGGTCATCACGTGTCATACTGGGCTTTCTGGCCGGGCACACCAGCACAAATGATAACAACATCCGATCCCTCTAGTCCTTCTCCAATTGGTTGTCCTTTGCATAACCAACAACTTGGTTTTCCTTTGCATAACCAACAACCtatgcaaaaaaataaaaaattaaaaaaatcatcaaCACAGAGTCATGAAAGTCTGAACCCCATCCTACACTGTGAAACAATCAACAATAAAAAATACTCACTAAGAATACTAAGAGACTTAAGAAGACACAAAATATCAATATCGATTCACATCAAcagaaatatataaaattagCATGCCAAAACGCACTTAATAGGACCTGTACTGTGTATCTTCACCAGCATATTGCACTCATCAAGCACATTACATCGCATCAGTTTGAAGTGAGAATCCTTGATAAGATCAAAGGTCCTCAACGAGGTATTCTTTCCATCTACTGACGATTAGAAGTATCCATTTTTTATAAAACGTTCATGCACTTAATAGTTAATAGTAATGGAGTTTAATCAATAATTGACCCCGAATGAAATGATCCATCACCCAGCTACCAAAATCAAACCTAATCACAATAGAATGATGTGTGATCATTACCTAGAAATCGTGAATCTACCATTAAACTTCAAGTACCATCAGAAACCCTAACCAttcataattcaacaaaacGACCAATCAAAATAAATCCGCAAAACGTAGCTAATTACAATATACAACACTTAAAAATTCGAAACATTAGAAAACAAGTTTTACCAAACTAATACCTCCATAAATTCAATCCATAAACccagaaaagaaagagaaatcgCAGATGATAGAGATAGATACAGTCCAATTTGACTGATCTATTTTTCTGCAGCAAGCTACCCCAGTCAACAACAATCAGCGGTTATTACCCAGGAATTGTCCTCAGTTGTGTCAGATTCATTACTCACGAGGAAGAAGAACAATTAACAAATGCTCAATCAAATAATCTCTAAATCAACCAATTGATTGagaaccaaaataaaaaaagaatctcaaaccctaaaatattgaaAATCAAAATCCCAATTAACTGCTAAATCAAAGATAAGAAGGTAATAATATGATTCTTGAAACTCAATATATTTAAAAGACAATAATCCAAGGACATTTGAACCAAGAACAAAAAATATCCCAAAAATTCATAAACATTCATTTGCACTGAAGATtagtaattagttttaaaacccaaaaaaaaaaggaaaatttgtaattattaatccaacctttgcctgtttttctttaattaagcctacctatgcgatatttctaaataatccaacctttatgacccaactactattattaagcctggatgaccggttacctgctacaaagtcaaggaaagtttgtaattattaatccaacctttgcccaattttctttaattaagcctacctatgcgatatttctgaataatccaacctttatgacccaactactattattaaggctagatgaccggttacctgctacaaagtcaacgtgaaaaacgttgacaacctaaagttggtttccctcctaaaatattggacacgtcatcatcacttaccacctaaacaaggatttcatttttttttcaaaaaacccttaacccttctcttctttgtaccgtgtttcaattcctctctcctccattactgttgcttcaaccacaattgtactggttcatgacatcatcatcgattttcttgtggaaataggtgacttcatccacgcgcattcaaatttcatctccaaaatcgtacaattgaagatgaacttacgaaccttagcgtttttgttcctttttttggtaaattttgaattttgggcttccttgatggtcagttcgtaaaaacccgagttgttgcaataatatagttttttttttatgttgtgggatgttggttattgtggtcttgttgaaaatttataaagaaaaaataacattgaatttgaagatgatccagatccaacaggcaattgctttaccccagccatagcaattgctgattatttttgatgaacttcgaatggagaggtatgaccgtatgagggatcgacaatggtgcagaagaggtagaagagaaataatgtagaggagtgcagagatgaagcagaaaatcgcagaggagagaggaacgaaaattaaaatagcaattaaagaaaataaggggaaaaaaattttaaaaaataattataattgttatatgccacgtaagggtgaataccgcctatagcaggttagtaaattgttaggcttaataatagtagttgggtcataaaggttggattatttagaaatatcgcataggtaggcttaattaaagaaaatcggacaaagattggattaataattacaaattttccaaaaaaaaacacacacaataATTTAGGGACATTTGAACCAAGAACAAAcaaaatcgaaaatttgaatGAAGCTGTTGAACTAAGAACACCAAAACCCAAAAATTCCAACCCAACCAAGATCAAATCTAAAATCGGGAATTCATGTGAAAACCAAAAACGACATCCAGATCTAATGGAAGACAAAAAAACTGGAACACTAAAAGAGCAAGAGAGAATACCTTCGAGATATTTTTCATACTAAATCGCAATCCTAGGTTTCAGAACGGGGAACACCTTGCTAAAAACAACGTTGATCAAAGATCGAAAAAGAGAAGGGTAAGATCCAAGAAGAGAAAGGTAAGATCGAAGAAGTGAAAGGTGACCATGGCAGATCTAGTTACTGCCATGAGAGAGAATAGGAGAAGGAAAGCTGAAGAAAGGGAGAAGAATCAGTGAAGAGGGAGAAGGGAAGCATGAAGGAAACGTAGATGATGAGAGCAACGTGGCAAGATCCTGGGAGAATGGTAGATCAGTAGTATTGGGATAGAGGTGGGGGCAAAATGGTCAGAGCACTATTGCTGCAATAGTAACTTGAACTTTGCATGTTTTAAAGTGTTAGGATTTTTTcttaaagagaatttaagatattaacggtcaaaattttgcattggcatgcgtgaaagtgaccaACGTTGCAAGTATTTAAAAAAAGAGGAAATATTTATTTCCGAAATTCAGTTGACTCGTGCTTTAGGAAATTTACCTCTCTTTCAAGTGTCATTCATTTACACGGATTTTGCTAATTCCTGGAACTTTTAGCTGGTTggtcttgaaggaaataatgcccttggtccaagtatgcatttaatgttaagtctaataaatgcggttcagtattaattaacaagttaataattcagtgagatcaagtgagctgaatgcctagctagaggccgcttcagttcaagtggaattaatgatattaatccatagcttactcttgactgaacccgtagggtcacacaaatagtacgtaaacggatcaagtatttaatgacattaaatactccatctgtggatattcagaatcgacggatcttggtttcagtgggagctaagatcgtcaaaggcaaataattaatactccggaaacgatgatattgccggaaacggaaatatggatcgtatcggaaatataaatattatccaagtcgtagatgttgccggaaacggaaacatggtacatattggaaaatattatcggaaatagaaatattgtcggaatctgaaatattgccggaaacggaaatattgtcggaatctgaaatattattggaatcggaaaataatttcggaaacggaaatattaaatatttgttcgaaacggaaattaattccggaatcggaaatgttaaatattgttcgtatcggaaatgaattccggaatcggaaattaatcggaagcgcgtcgtacgaattagcatcggacgagacttgctagacaaaggcccaacacgaagccaggcccgcgtccagcaagcctgcgcgccacacaaggcagccaaggccacgccaggcccagcgcaaggccaggcccagcaggccaaggcgcgcttggtgggctgcgagctgcgatGCGaggcgtgggctgcgaggctcgcgtgggccgcaaggcttgcgtgggctaaGCGCCATGCTCGTATGCGTGTGTTtgtccgatacaaatcctaaatctaaagggatttgttcaaagattaaattcctaatcctaatggataaaatagttaataagagttttaatataattctaattaagctaattagtatcctagtaggattccaattccctttccatacccctataaatatgtggtcttggttcacaatttaaggacgagtttcaagtattcaaagtgacattttgagagcaaaattcagtcatattattgccccatattagccgaaaatcacTAGTACcgtaagggcgattctagttggtcaatcttaaggcggatccggacgtgctgtggactttctactgagggacgacacttggagtcctaaagacttgttcggttcgggcgcaactaggaagggcacgctacaaagtgtatgcggtctagactaattatttgattatgtgcaattaatttgaatcctagcatataggtttttccgcatgatttatgttgttcatatgtatcataacctaacaggtctTAAACATGTATTTCCAAACTTTTGCTCTGCTTCTTTGGCCTAGTTTGTGCATTGAGTTTACTTAGTATCTAACCTTGTCGTAGTTTGTGCATTGAATCCAAATGAACACATGCTAATGCAACAACACACTAATAGATAAAAATATCCCTAACAACATGGCTCATGATAGTACAATACATATCTCTGTTAGTGGGATCAAATGTTCTGCTACTGGCTTAATCTGTAGAAATAGTGATCCATAGTGACCACATTCTAGAAGAAGAAACTAAATCCATTTGTGCTTGCAAAGTCAAGAGATCAGCTAAAGTTAGTAATATAGCCATAGGAACATCATTGGCGAAGAAAGTAATATCATACAACTAACCACTGGTTTTTGTCCTTGTTGATGTGCAAGTTTCTGGATTACATTGGTGGTACAATGTTTAAAGTCATGTTTCCGAGCTTGTATGAAAGAGATGGGTATCGACCAATATCAAGGATGCTTTCTCAGCACTATGGGGTTTTATATTTTACACGTCTTGAGAGAAGGACTATGAACAATCTGGTTATGCTGAAAGTGCTCGACACGAGCTTGTGATCCGGACATAAATGCTTGACATGATTATATAGCTCTATAAAATGTTAAATAGCATATGAAACGATCTTGCATGGAATGTTACCTATACAAGATATATAATATAATCTTTCAACAGACATTCTGGTCATAAGAAATTTCCAAGAATGAATACTATCCTCCCTTTGTGAAATTTTAGTTATTTTTGTATTAGTTTTAGTCGTATCTCGGTATTTCTTACTTTTTTTGTGTGTGGAATTTCATGTTTTTATTTGAAGGTTAATAACATTCTTTATGAATTATAATGCTTGCAGATTGCTGCTGCAGGAACTACATATTCAATTCTTCAGAGAGCTGGTGGCTAACGGTATGCTGTTAGTTGATCTTAGCGCAGTTTAAAACTCTTGATAAATTGGCTGATCCACTTTCCTTCAAACCAATAGACCATATTATGAGCTTAATTATTATCATATTTCGTTCGATTTGCAGCATAATGGTGCAAAACTTTTTTCTGTTGGAGCTACCCCATATCTGGTCAGTTCATTTGAAACCGATTACTATATTTCTTCTAGAGTTCTAGTGACATTATTATcgaaaaaatcaatttttttaaaccATTTCACAAGCTGAAGCCAAGGTCTATCCTTTTCAGATTGGTACAGGAGTGACAAAATATGTTGATCAATGTAAGGAAGGATGTTAATAAATCCGCCTCAGATAAAGCTGAAGATATTCCAATGCTGAAACTAGCCTTGCATATGGCCATTCGTGATTTTAACTTGTTGAAGCATGGTGAGATAAATGGAGAAGAACTATAGATCCTAGAAAATGAGACGTCGGAGGCTCTTGTTTGATTTTGGGTCATTTTGTGATTTCTAGTAATGTtgaatttcttttctatagattttcaaatcccaataaaaccctACAAACAACCCACCACATCCCATAACTATCTGAAAACACTATCAAAAATCATCATTTTTTATGTGCTTTTGTCATGaaaaacactaaattaattaGTGAACAACTATTTTGTAATGCATATGTCCTATGGGCACTAATATTGTAATAATACTTTCTAAGTCAACAAAAACCTTTTGTTATTAACGTGGAGAAGACCGAGGTTTTCTGTCCTACAGAGGACCCTCAAAGCAGGCTTGTGGGAGTATTTCCCCCTGATATTGCTCGTCATGTGCATGGTGTTAGGTTTCTTGGTGGTCCCGCTAGTTTAAATCCAAATTTTAGTGGTGAGCTTGTGATGAAAAGGGTGACCAGGACCGTTGGGCTTATGGATAAGGTTTCTCAGCTAGATAATCCTCAGTGTGAGCTATTATTACTTAGGGCATCTAccagagtttctaaactctacttttctTTGCGTACTTGTCCTCCTGGTATTTTTGAGGCGGCTCAGCGCGCTTTTGATGAGGCTCTTCGATCTTCCTTGGAGCGTATTGTTACTGCTTCGGGGCCTGACTTTGCCGATTGGCAGTGGCGACTTTCCACCTTACCTTTTTCTTTCGGCGGACTTGGTgtttgtaggggttttttttttatctttcccCAATGGGGGGCGGTTGTTTAGAAACCTTcgtatttttgtactttgtaggagtcgccaccaaacattgtttagggtcttgtttggaaagaccgtaaataactctattaggataagacttaAATCTTtaaaacggatgggtgagatccgggcaagggaacgagatgcttattccgcgagctttagaaataattcaagtgcgtgacacaacattttcgaaaaataccctagtttagactatgtaggtttgaatttaggacaaattgaatttctactttgtatggcgGTCACTTTGCTtcaaagttaatttaagggaacctaagatcggtttgtccaagaaattatatttgttaagcgtgatgtaaccttgtatttagcatgtgcggtgatgaaatcaataaagcaaataaagcaacatcacaatagtaaataattgcggaattagtaaatacaagacccccttgAAATGGACTATGGAggaggtccacattgcctagaaggactaggcaagtgaagttgcagaattgaaattgcggaattgaattgcggaattgaaattgcaatattgaaaggtgcggaattgaaattgcggaattgaaaggtgcataattgaaaggtgcataattgaaatggaaatattgaacTAGAATTTAAGCACATGaggtccgaacgccaaacggctcCTTAATAATAAGAGCGTCTGACATGGAGTCAAAgctaaaaaatctcaacttagggtggattgttcacccaaagtatcctagattttgcatatagaacttgaacttgaaaagtttgaaacttgaaatattgaacttgaaatacttgaagttgaacttgaaatatttgaacttgaacttgaaatattgaagttaagagacttgaatctcaaagatcgggccttttaatgttgaaaaggttagatctttgataggctcttactttgaaaggatcctagtttagggaagtagtcatgagcaaccctaaacatttttggatcttgaaatttgaaaactttatattgaaaaatggagtcttgaatctcaaaatactaaacctttaaaagctagaaaggtatcatctttgattactccacacttgaaaatgattctagttcaaagagatgattgcaagaaactttgaacatccttgaatcttgaaagtttgcatttttgtattttgaaaagtttggattttgaaaagttgtatgattgttgcaagtgacatctttagtaataaaaatgctaacttgctaatcatttttgaaataggaaaatcaaagaaacatgattgaatatggtgggattcagaattacctatttaggtttaggcaagaattccttttagagctcccaattacttagaacttgaaaattgtatgtgtttttgaaggatttttggagTTTGTAttgaggcgtaattttggtATTACGATGTTGTATTTCCAATCTGCCTCCATTATGCTTGgaattagggggtatttataggggaaaTGGCCGCTAAACGCCAACccttgccagcgcagcacgcagctggcagcgctgggtgctggtgacgtggcgtgaatgccgccaaaacaaggacgcaggctccgtccttgatttgtcttatattgatgtaccttcgtacgaatagtacgatgtttggcatatagtgttttcttggaggttaagacttgattttgcgtcttaAAACAAGCCGTTTGGGTTTTGaacttcggttttacgggacgaggcccgtcttgctcgattttgtgggtcggcgcccaaatttgacttgccttatatgattttgagtggaaaaggatTAGTAAGACCAATGAAATGGTCTAcaagatgagattgtacttagattttgaagttggtttttgaaaattgtattttgtaccgagttccggaatgggaacggcctcggggattggattttggctcttgtattttggaaatgttcttagcaattgggattttcgcacggagttgctccaacggcctaataaggataatggtatcatcatcatcccagaggggagacacaatttaggtgtctacagaagcccccactttgactgagcgttcggttaggaaagcgctagtcaaagtactcgacttgggacggagaatggtcaagacgTTCTGCGATCAAAACCATTCTTTGTATgtcggtacctgcacaaaacaggcgttagaaaaaaggatagagtctacctccgtgcggttgtgatgactccgatttgtatttgtactactcttccgcctttggtttaggAGGGAGCTtgacatcgaaaattttgaatcttgaatttttggaatcttgaaattttgaatcttgaa
This genomic stretch from Spinacia oleracea cultivar Varoflay chromosome 3, BTI_SOV_V1, whole genome shotgun sequence harbors:
- the LOC130469872 gene encoding malate dehydrogenase, mitochondrial-like: MTRDDLFNINVGIVSNLCKFVAKYCPNAIVNMVCKPVNSTMPIASKVFKKAGTYDPKKLFGVTTLDAVRANTLYATKAGLPVAEVNVPVVVGAHTDITILPCS